CTGGGACAGATTTATGGGCGCACCTTTAGGCTTGTCCTTTGACTCgttttattgcaatatttgcttcATGGCTGTGGTCTGGAACTGCTAAGCCTCTGAGGTCTGCTTGTGCGTTGCTTTGTCCTCTGGGGCTCcctggtaataaaaaaaaaaaaaaataccgtatatataataataaatgctatGGTAGCTACCTAAGTTTATTTTGTATTGAGAGGATCctatttgtaaaaaatttttacaatTCTTCAGCATCATCTCCTTGATACAGGAGGCCTATGTCCACAGTGTGCATCACTAAACCTCCCCGTGCCCAGCACAATCTGTACCATAGGCTAGGACTCCGGTATGTACTTGGTAAGTGAAAGACAGTAATAATAACGACCATCCTCACAGGCAGAGGTGACAATATCTGGAATCAGAGGCAAACTTGTTATATATAAGGAGTTATGTCTGATCCTTAGATCTGGACACTAATTGGCCTGTTGCAGCCTGTGGCAAATGGAGTAAGCAAGTATTTGAGACAGCGTCAGAAATTTAGGTTTACAGAGAATCTCATCAGTCAACACATGGCCTTCCCCTTCCATGCAGCCCTCCTCTTGAGAACGTCATTTGAAGGGGTCTCTCCCTGAACACTTATGAGTAAGGAAaccctcttcttcttctgccaTTGGATACTTAAAAGTAGTGGTGTTCTCTTTAACTGCAGAAGAAaccctctttttcttctgccattggatactttttttaaatctactttactcttatttttaaagttgtgaaAATATTGAACAGAAACCTGCCACTTGCAGTTCCTGTCTCTGGGTACTTATTCTGTATTTGAACAGACCAAACCCATACTCCCACACAACATTCATTCAAATAATTGAATCTCCGCCATTGTTGAATATATGGCAAAAATTGGTTGAGTTTCATGATGCAAACTTAAAGAGAAAGTTATCTTGAATAATGAAATTACAATACGTAGAAGGCTTAAGGGCTTGTATGCCATCTGATGGTTTTGAAGTACGTGGTTAAAGACCTTGAGAGTTGACAGATTAGTCAGGGACTTGTCAAGAGTATTAATTACAAACTTTGAAATCTTGGTCAGTGAAAGTTCATCACAGTGCATCTTGCAAATATGATCAAAGTCTTTTCACTACTGATTTTATGATGCTTAACCACAGTgtgtaaaaaaaatgaaggttttcATTAGAAATTACAGATGCCATGGAGCACATTTAAAGGAAGATGTATTGTTAGACTATTAAAATTCATGCTCTTCCCCTACCCTCCCCCAGCCCGTTTTGGGGACCCCCCCCCATTGTCTCTGGATACCTGAAATAGCACTTTGGGCTACTTTTAAGGAACTGTGCTTTTCATAGTTTTGGCATAGCTCAGTAAGGACCCagcaaggtggggagggaggttgtTATAAGTGATgtttttaaaaccatgaaaacCTGGGGGCTAACTGTGATTTGGTGAGTGAAAGAAATTTATGGCTGgctgaaaacttgaaaataaagtgTACAGCTGGTTATGGGAAGGGAAAGCAGTCCCTCTGTCTTGTCCTTGTtgagttttagaaaaaataatctattctTTTTGGTAGCTTTTTTcccctgggaataaaaaaaaatgcactggcACCTAAACtgtggaaaatgaaattaaaattcaccCATTGTAGCTCCTCCAAAATCACTACTTTCCCCCATCCTTCTGCTGAGATGTCTTACCTGTGCCTTCCAGTGGTTATCAGAACCCAGGAGGGTATCTGCCAAGTTCCTTGGTGTTCTCTTTAACTGCAGGTAGATTTCCTGCAGCAGCCAGGTGGAAGGTGCACAGGGAGGCCAGTGCTTGGTCTCAGTAGCCCCAGCCCCACTGTGCGTGCATTTCAGGGACCATGGCCTGCTGCCGGCCAGAGGCGGGAAGGCATTAGTCTGGGGAGAACTGGAGCTTGTCTCCACCGGTTCACCTGTCTGATGCTCTTCCTCTTCAGTTGCCGCAGCACGCCAGAGGGTGGCACCCCAGGCACTCcggaggtggagaggaggaaaaTCATGGGgattagaggggaggggagggcagggctggcatGGGGAATGTTGATAAATTCTCAGACCGCCGTTTTGAGATTCCCATCTAATTTGGAGTCAGCCCCCACCCCTGTTTGGAAGAAATGGGCTTCTGCCAGACAGGTGTCACAGGTTTAGGGATTTCTAAGATGATAAGGTGAAGGTTTTCCATGACCAACGGCTTCCACCCTCCCGGGTCCGGGAAATCCAAAGGGAAACTAGTTTCCCCAGTGGCTACCTGTGGGGTGCTTGGGAGTGGGAACAAAGCAAATGGCGCCCCACGCTGTAAGTGAGCCAACGTCTGACCTGTCACTTTGCGTTGTGTTTTGCAGTTGCTGGATTTGTGCGACTCGGTGAAGGATGATGCCCTGAGGGTGATCTCTGCCTTTAACATTCCACACACCTCCCTCCACGCACCAATCGCAGGAATCACCAATGCGCAGGCCGCCTGGGCCTTCTACCCGGCACCGCTGCAACCCGAGCCCCGAGAAGGGGCGCGCTTTCAGCCGCCCAAGCTGGGAGCCAAGTTATAGCGGGCGTGGTGCGAAGGGTGGCGGCTCGCTCGCAGCTGCCACGACACTAGCTTCTCTGACGCCTGAACTGGGGCCAAGGCCGGCCTGGCATGAGCTGGGCCTCGGCCCTCGGGGATTTGGGGCGCAGAGCAGGGTAGGCTGGCGAGGTGCGATGGGCTGTTGGGATAGGGAGTCCGGCGGCATCCCGGAACACGGGGCTTTATTATGTAACTCCGCCGGCCCGCAGCACCCTCTCCCAGCTTCCGCGCCTGATCTCCCTAGACACTGGTCTCCCCTGTGAATGCGCCCCACAGCAAGCTGCCGCCAAAGGTCTCCCGTGGCCAGCGGGGACTCAGATTTACAGTGATTTTGGAAAACGCAATGGCGTtgcgtgaaaaaaaaaaaaatcaaaacataaaaatcaaacaCTCGCGGGCAAAGTTTCAGTTCAACAAGCGATTCTTTTCCTGTGAATCAGACCCTCTTGGGGTCTCAGAGAAAACGCACAGACTGGGAAAGAGGAGTTTGCGCCTGGAGTTTTGCTCTGGGCAGAGCGCGAACCCCGGCTTGTCCTCCCAGGCAGGCGGCTTCCGGACCTTAAGACAAGGCACggaaaatatttttaccatatgAAATTGTAATCTGTTCTTTAGAGAAGCATAGATAACAAAGTTTAATAAAGACATTAGTTGATGGGAAGACGCTCGGGCTCCTTGCCGGGGATGGGGAGGCGGGCTAGAACAGTACACCGCAGTAAGAAAAGATTCAGGAACTCTGGAGAGAGCACACCCGCAACGCCTCTGGTCGCGGGCGAGGGCCGTAGATTTCCCATCCCATTTCTCAGATCCTGATTGCCCTACTTCTTTTTTTGCTCCTTACCCTCAGCCCCAGCCGTCCTTCTTACTCCCTCTCCATATCTCGTGGCAGAGGCAGGAGTGATCATAGCTCTGCTTCTGTCCGCGGGGGCGACACACAGGACCGGAGCAGAAACCTAACGCCCATCTGCACTTCCCACACTACCCCTTTCCTGGGCTGTGGCCCAGTTTCCAGAGGACCTTCGGACCCTGCGGGAGAGGGCAGAAGGGCTAGAGGTCACCCGGCGCGGAGAGCGCAGCCAAAGCTCCCCAGCACAGTCTGAATTGCATGACTCCGAGCGGacctcctctctgtgccccaaAACAAGAGTGCGTAACCGGTTGCTTTCCCTGACgcctctgtttttaaaaagtgttcacaGGGTCGCTAAAGCAGACGACGCGGGGGCGGCGGAGCTGCACAGGACCAGAGGACAACCACTGGGGCTTTCTTCTGCGTCGTTCTTTTCCTGTCCCTGTCTGCATCGCCCAACCCCACCGAGAGCTCGGAACACTGGGGCGGGTTTAAGGCGCCCAGCGGGCGCAGTTCTGTTGTTTTCCCGCATGGGCTTAGAGTTCGCCCATGGCCACAACCTGAGGTCTAGGGCAGCGGCTCCAAGCCACCGTCAGGGTAGAGATCCGGCCTCTGCGTCCACTTCGCCGAGTCCACGCCCTTGTCCTTTCCCTCCTGCAACGAAATCCCAGGACGGAACCCGGCGTGCTCCTTGAGTCCCCCCAGGAACCCCTGGCCTCCTACACTTCGCTCAGGACTCGCCAGGTGATGGATGAGAATTGTTTAACCGGGGCCTGTTGTGACTTCCTGACGTTCCATATCTGGAACCGAGGTGGTCAGCAGCGGGATAACTCCTGACTGATTTGCTCCTCTGCAACTGAGGACCCTTCCTTCTTGGTTCGGGGAGGGAGGCGCTTTAGGGGATCCATAAATTGGGTTTCTTTATTCCATCTAACCACTTCCCAGTGGCAGAATGTTCCATCTCCCGACCGACCTCGCCGCGCGGCTGTCTCCTAGCCGGGGAGCGCAGGAAGGGGTAAGGGTGGGGACTCCGGACCCACTTAGGAACACATGAGGGTGCCGACCCAGAAGAGCACCCGTCCTCCGAGCAGGCGGGCACCaaggagaaagggggtgggggcgcgcagggagaaggaagggcgCTCCCAACACCACTCCTGGTGCGCGCCGCTTTCACTGGCCTCAGCGCGCTTCGCGGGAGGTTCTCTGAAAACCTAACCGATCTCTAGGATCCCGACCCAGCGAAGGTACCATCCTCTCTCCCACCTGAAGGCCGAGATTcctctgggtcttttttttttttttttcccctttcttaaaaggatttttttcgagttcttttttcatttccctatttTACCTGCTCCGCGGCAGTCCCTTCCTGCCTCGCACCGGGGCTGCGGAACAGACGCCTCCGGGGATCCACTTCTTGCCATTTTCTCCACTCTTCCCACTGAGGGCTCTGTCTCTTACCCGAGGCTCGGCGCGGGGAAAAAGCTAGGTACCCCTGCCAAGTGGCATGGGGAGGGCGCGCCCAAGACTACCGCGTGAGGTGAGGGCGAGGAAGATGAGCAGCCCTGCCCATCCGGGTCTCACCCAGTACCCCAGACTCTGGGAGAGAGGAGTCCGACACTCACTGCCCAACATGGGACCCGAGAGTTCTTGAGGATCAGCCCACTCCCCACGCCTGCCCCAGAGCCGCTGAGAAATTCCCGAAGCCGATCAAGGGCTCAGGGGCGCCTCCTGAGGCTTTCCGCAGGCGGAGGCGGCCCGCCCTGGTCCAGTGTGCCCGGAGCGCCCCCTCTGTTCCACGCACACGCAGTGGCTCCTGCTGGATAGGGGAGAGGCAAGGGTACACtttaaggagggagggagaatgggtGCGCGCAAGCCACCAGCAGCACTAGCCACTCGGGTAAACACTCTCGGCTGGGGCAGGGCCGGCAGCGCGCGCGGGGGAACCCGGCCGGGCCACCCCCGCTTTTACCTGTTGGAGCCTGAAAGCGCCAGCAGCTGCGGCTgcggcgcggcggggcggggtgTGCTTGCTCGCGCGCCGGGGCGGGACTTAGAGGGGGCGGAGCTCGCGGTGATTGGGTGAGGACCCTGGGCCGCCAGTCTGAGCTGAGCGGCAGGGCTGTGCAGGTTTCACTTCGCTCCGCGCAGCCTCCAGGTTTAGGTCTTGTGAGAGCGCTCTGTCCTGCGTCGTCGCCGCCGCCAACACTGCCACCGGATTCTCACAGTCACGCTGCGCGCTCCAGCCCAACTGCGGCCAGCATCGCCGCGGGCTGCTCGCTTCGCCCCGCTCCCGCCGCCACCCCCTCGGCGCCCTTTCCCTGGCCCTCGTCCCCCCAATGTCTGACTCTGACTCACGGACTGAGAAACGCAAGGTAAATACCTCCGAATCCCCGGGAGCGGGCCGGGTGCGGACGAAGACAAGCGCCGGAGCCACCTCGGCTCCACCTCCTGCTCCCTTCCCGAGCACGTGCAGGCAAGAGATGCACATACCCGTCCCACTTATCGCTGGGCGGGAGGCAGCGATCAGGCTGGTCGGGTTCCCCTCCCTGCGCAAGCCCAGTTTGGTGAGGGGTCGTCCGTGCAAAAGCTACCGACATTTGGCCGAAGTGCAGCTCGGCCCGGGATTCCGCGCGAGGGAGTGGAGAAGCTTCTCGGGGTCACCTGGGGAAAGCAAAGCGTGCTCTCCGCGCCGTCCCGGGAGCTGCGGCCCCGCTCCACGGTACTGGGCTGCGCGGCGGGAGGGCAGGTCTCGCCGCCCTGTCCCGGAGACCCCCAAGTAGCGGCCGCTTGGTACGAGCTGGTCTAGCGGCTTGGCCCTTCTCGGGTGCTCGGGCCCGTGCGGGGGATTTGCGGAACTGAGGTGGTTATTTAACTGCCGAGCCTCGGCTTTTCCTTGTACCCATTCAGGCCGAGGTTTCAGGGCAGCTTCTGCGTTCGCTCTCTCGGAGGTGTCTGGGGGCCCTGCCAGGTCTGCGGGTGCGCTGCAGACGGTACCACCCGCACGACCGATAGACGGCGAAAGACCCAGGGCCTCCTCCGACTACCGGGGCCACGCGGTGGACGAGGCTCGGGCAGCGGAACCTGCTCCATCTGTGAGGCCCGACGGTCTTAGAGACTCGGGCACCCCGACCCCCTCGCAGTGCTGGCGGGCGGTGCGGTACCCTCGGGGGCCTGTTACTCGGTGTTCGTGCTAGTAGTGGAAGAACCGTCGGCCGCGGGGGACGGGGGTGCGCATGTGTTCGTTGTCTGCCGTGGTGACGGGTGCGCGCAGATATGCATCCCCGTGGCCAGTGGTGGCCGCTTAGATTTGGAGCATGTCCGCGCCGCAcggggagaaaaagggaggaattTGTGGCGGAAGGTGGGTCCTGCAGCTAGAGCAAAGGACGACCTTTGGGGTCTTCAGCCCAGCCGGCCTGGGCGGGGTCGGCGGCCAGCAGCAAGACTGGGGTCTGAGGACGGCCCTGCGAGTGAGAGGGAAGCTCCTGCTTTGTCTCCAGGTGACCGGCCACTTGGGGTGGCGGGAGCCGCTGAGGCTCGTGCGGCGTCCGGACGGGGCACAAAGGCGGTGCGGGCTGGGAGAGCCGGGGCAGCTCGGGTCCGCGAGACTCCCGCCGCGCTCGCGGCCGGGTAGCCTTCGGAGGCGAGTTTGTCAACAATCGCCTCGCCTTTGGCGGCCTGACCCGTAGGCGCCGCCCCCGCCGGCGGCGGCTATTGGCTGTGGCGCGGAGCGACCGCGCGCGGGCCAATTGGGAGCGCGGGCACCCGGCGCCAGCGGCGCGGGGAGGTCGGCGGTGCCGGCGGCGGCGGGCGCAGTGCGCGAGGGGAGGAGCGGGAGGAGGCGGAGGATGTtcccggcggcggcggccggggcaGCGCGGGCCAGAGGCGCGGCGCGCGGAGCCGTCGGCTGCCGGACGGCgcgcggcggcgggcgggcggccaGTGGCCGGCTCTGCGCTGCCCCGGGGGCTCTGAAGGCGAGTCCCGGGCTTTGTCTCCCGCGCTGCTTTCGTGCTGACGGTCAGGGAGCTCCGGGTCGGCGAAGGACGCGGGCGGGACGCCGCGGGTCTCGGGCCCGGATGCGACGGTCGGAAGGGAAGGGGCGGACGTGAGTTTCGGCCGGATTGCCTTCACAGGGGAGGGTCGGTGGGGAGACGGAGCCGCGTGCCCCGGTGTCCCCTAGTGTGTGGAGTTACTTGGGGACTTTGCAGGGGGCGCCCGGGGCTGGCTTtggggaacccccccccccatttggaGGTGTGCACCTCGCAGTGTGGGTGCATTCCGAAGTTGTGTCGGGTTCGGTGCGGCGCGCTGCCCCCTGCGGGAGGAGGGGCGCGCGGGCTGGGAGCGGGAGGGACCTCGGGCGGGGAGCGCCCGAGCCCGGCCGAGCCGCGCTCGGAGTTACAAACTCTATTGTGACGCACTTACTACGACTGACGGCCCTTGCCAAACCTTCCCCAGACTTGCTGCCCTCAGCACTTTCCGCAGAACAATGGGGCCGGAGTGGGGAACGCGGCCAGCCGCCAGCAGTCGCTGCATCTGCGCCCGCTTCTGTGCTCCAGCGCAGTATCTGATCCCGGGAAATCAGAGCCCGCTGGGAGTTTCCGACTTCTTCGAATCGGCTCTGAGCAAAGTGCACATAGGAATAGACTTAACACAAGTGCTTTTCCTAAAaacttcgtgtgtgtgtgtgtgtgtgtgtgtgtgtgtgtgtgtgtgttacggCACCAGTTCACACTGGCGTTgtaattgtgttttgtttggtgGCAGGAAGATTAGTCCTACCccctcactgccccctccccgcaAAGATAGATGTACCTTTGTTATTTGAGGTGTGTTTTTATTCCTATTTGGAAGATCGTCAGAGAAATAAGGTGAACTAACGACTTCTGTTAAAGTATTTGGTATTCTAAAAATTGTGAAGGAATCCGGGAAAGTTGGCTAAATTTAGTTGTttgttgtaattattattattttgctgaagataatcttagtttttattttacttgcagaaaaaaagaccaaatggcAAAGCAACCTTCAGATGTAAGTTCTGAGTGTGACCGAGAAGGTGGACAATTGCAGCCTGTTGAGAGGCCTTCTCAGCTCAGGCCTGGGGCCCCTACCTCTCTACAGACAGAGCAGCAAGGTAATCCTGAAGGCGAAGGGGACCGCTGCCCCCAAGGCAGCCCTCAGGGCCCACTGGCCCCACCTGCCAGCCCCGGCCC
The window above is part of the Lutra lutra chromosome 9, mLutLut1.2, whole genome shotgun sequence genome. Proteins encoded here:
- the BCL2L11 gene encoding bcl-2-like protein 11 isoform X1, producing the protein MFPAAAAGAARARGAARGAVGCRTARGGGRAASGRLCAAPGALKASPGLCLPRCFRADGQGAPGRRRTRAGRRGSRARMRRSEGKGRTKKDQMAKQPSDVSSECDREGGQLQPVERPSQLRPGAPTSLQTEQQDRSPAPMSCDKSTQTPSPPCQAFNHYLSAMASRRQSQAVPADMRPEMWIAQELRRIGDEFNAYYPRRVFLNNYPAAEAHPQMIILRLLRYIIRLVWRLQ
- the BCL2L11 gene encoding bcl-2-like protein 11 isoform X8; amino-acid sequence: MFPAAAAGAARARGAARGAVGCRTARGGGRAASGRLCAAPGALKASPGLCLPRCFRADGQGAPGRRRTRAGRRGSRARMRRSEGKGRTKKDQMAKQPSDVSSECDREGGQLQPVERPSQLRPGAPTSLQTEQQDRSPAPMSCDKSTQTPSPPCQAFNHYLSAMGLFE
- the BCL2L11 gene encoding bcl-2-like protein 11 isoform X5, translated to MFPAAAAGAARARGAARGAVGCRTARGGGRAASGRLCAAPGALKASPGLCLPRCFRADGQGAPGRRRTRAGRRGSRARMRRSEGKGRTKKDQMAKQPSDVSSECDREGGQLQPVERPSQLRPGAPTSLQTEQQASRRQSQAVPADMRPEMWIAQELRRIGDEFNAYYPRRVFLNNYPAAEAHPQMIILRLLRYIIRLVWRLQ
- the BCL2L11 gene encoding bcl-2-like protein 11 isoform X7; translated protein: MFPAAAAGAARARGAARGAVGCRTARGGGRAASGRLCAAPGALKASPGLCLPRCFRADGQGAPGRRRTRAGRRGSRARMRRSEGKGRTKKDQMAKQPSDVSSECDREGGQLQPVERPSQLRPGAPTSLQTEQQDRSPAPMSCDKSTQTPSPPCQAFNHYLSAMGLVSAMKCT
- the BCL2L11 gene encoding bcl-2-like protein 11 isoform X2, which produces MFPAAAAGAARARGAARGAVGCRTARGGGRAASGRLCAAPGALKASPGLCLPRCFRADGQGAPGRRRTRAGRRGSRARMRRSEGKGRTKKDQMAKQPSDVSSECDREGGQLQPVERPSQLRPGAPTSLQTEQQGNPEGEGDRCPQGSPQGPLAPPASPGPFATRSPLFIFVRRSSLLSRSSSGYFSFDTDRSPAPMSCDKSTQTPSPPCQAFNHYLSAMGLVSAMKCT
- the BCL2L11 gene encoding bcl-2-like protein 11 isoform X3, which gives rise to MFPAAAAGAARARGAARGAVGCRTARGGGRAASGRLCAAPGALKASPGLCLPRCFRADGQGAPGRRRTRAGRRGSRARMRRSEGKGRTKKDQMAKQPSDVSSECDREGGQLQPVERPSQLRPGAPTSLQTEQQGNPEGEGDRCPQGSPQGPLAPPASPGPFATRSPLFIFVRRSSLLSRSSSGYFSFDTDRSPAPMSCDKSTQTPSPPCQAFNHYLSAMGLFE
- the BCL2L11 gene encoding bcl-2-like protein 11 isoform X9, whose amino-acid sequence is MFPAAAAGAARARGAARGAVGCRTARGGGRAASGRLCAAPGALKASPGLCLPRCFRADGQGAPGRRRTRAGRRGSRARMRRSEGKGRTKKDQMAKQPSDVSSECDREGGQLQPVERPSQLRPGAPTSLQTEQQGNPEGEGDRCPQGSPQGPLAPPASPGPFATRSPLFIFVRRSSLLSRSSSGYFSFDTDRSPAPMSCDKSTQTPSPPCQAFNHYLSAMASRRQSQAVPADMRPEMWIAQELRRIGDEFNAYYPRRVFLNNYPAAEAHPQMIILRLLRYIIRLVWRLQ
- the BCL2L11 gene encoding bcl-2-like protein 11 isoform X10 produces the protein MFPAAAAGAARARGAARGAVGCRTARGGGRAASGRLCAAPGALKASPGLCLPRCFRADGQGAPGRRRTRAGRRGSRARMRRSEGKGRTKKDQMAKQPSDVSSECDREGGQLQPVERPSQLRPGAPTSLQTEQQGNPEGEGDRCPQGSPQGPLAPPASPGPFATRSPLFIFVRRSSLLSRSSSGYFSFDTDRSPAPMSCDKSTQTPSPPCQAFNHYLSAMEHFLSPCGVCRLESTFVGSINTETELTASRRQSQAVPADMRPEMWIAQELRRIGDEFNAYYPRRVFLNNYPAAEAHPQMIILRLLRYIIRLVWRLQ